One Halosegnis longus DNA window includes the following coding sequences:
- the queC gene encoding 7-cyano-7-deazaguanine synthase QueC, with protein MTDTPQRAVVLASGGMDSATATYEAVEQGYEPLLLHTSYGQATESKEYACASALAEELDASLLHIETDHLAAIGGSSLTDDEMDVEGADLDSDEIPSSYVPFRNANLLSMAVSCAEANDADAVFIGAHSEDFSGYPDCRPAFFDAFQQVMDVGTKPDTDISLEAPFVEWSKTDIAERGLELGVPYEYTWSCYRETEPACGTCDACAFRLQAFQNLDERDPISYAERPDY; from the coding sequence ATGACAGACACCCCACAGCGCGCCGTCGTCCTCGCCTCGGGCGGGATGGACAGCGCCACCGCGACCTACGAAGCAGTCGAACAGGGCTACGAACCGCTCCTGCTCCACACGAGCTACGGACAGGCGACCGAGAGCAAGGAGTACGCGTGTGCAAGCGCACTCGCCGAGGAACTCGACGCGTCGCTGTTGCACATCGAGACGGACCACCTCGCGGCCATCGGCGGCTCCTCGCTCACCGACGACGAGATGGACGTCGAGGGCGCCGACCTCGACAGCGACGAGATTCCGAGTTCGTACGTCCCCTTCCGGAACGCGAACCTGCTCTCGATGGCCGTCTCGTGTGCGGAGGCGAACGACGCCGACGCCGTCTTCATCGGTGCCCACTCCGAGGACTTCTCGGGGTATCCGGACTGCCGGCCGGCGTTCTTCGACGCCTTCCAGCAGGTGATGGACGTGGGGACGAAACCCGACACCGACATCTCGCTGGAGGCGCCCTTCGTCGAGTGGTCGAAGACCGACATCGCCGAGCGCGGGCTCGAACTCGGCGTGCCGTACGAGTACACGTGGTCGTGTTACCGCGAGACAGAGCCGGCGTGTGGCACCTGCGACGCCTGCGCGTTCCGGCTACAGGCGTTCCAGAACCTCGACGAGCGCGACCCGATTTCGTACGCCGAGCGACCCGACTACTAA
- a CDS encoding 7-carboxy-7-deazaguanine synthase QueE: MPVSDTAPERASEPDDDALPINELFASLQGEGKLAGVPSTFVRTSGCNLRCWYCDSYHTSWEPTGAWMAVGEIREQVASRDPDHLVLTGGEPLIHDAAVDLLDAVEMHTTVETNGTRYVDADIDLASISPKLANSTPTPERAPAGDGEWADRHDERRIDHDALTRLIDDYEFQLKFVVADESPMGEIESLLADLRASTSREIRDTDVLLMPEGATRERLDETRATAARLAEEYGYRYTPRIHVDLWNDAPER, from the coding sequence ATGCCCGTCTCCGACACAGCGCCCGAACGGGCGAGCGAGCCGGACGACGACGCCCTCCCTATCAACGAACTGTTCGCCTCCCTGCAGGGCGAGGGGAAACTGGCGGGCGTCCCCTCCACGTTCGTCCGCACCTCGGGCTGTAATCTCCGGTGTTGGTACTGCGATTCGTACCACACCTCGTGGGAGCCGACGGGCGCGTGGATGGCTGTCGGGGAGATTCGCGAGCAGGTGGCGAGTCGCGACCCCGACCACCTCGTGTTGACGGGCGGTGAACCGCTGATACACGACGCCGCGGTCGACCTGCTCGATGCAGTCGAGATGCACACGACCGTCGAGACGAACGGGACGCGGTACGTCGACGCGGACATCGACCTCGCGTCCATCAGTCCGAAGCTGGCGAACTCGACGCCGACCCCGGAGCGTGCCCCCGCCGGCGACGGGGAGTGGGCCGACCGCCACGACGAGCGCCGCATCGACCACGACGCCCTGACGCGGCTCATCGACGACTACGAGTTCCAACTGAAGTTCGTCGTCGCCGACGAGTCGCCGATGGGCGAAATCGAGTCCCTGCTGGCGGACCTCCGTGCGAGTACGAGCCGCGAGATTCGCGACACCGACGTGCTCCTGATGCCGGAGGGAGCCACCCGCGAGCGACTGGACGAGACGCGCGCCACCGCCGCGCGACTCGCCGAGGAGTACGGGTACCGGTACACACCGCGCATCCACGTCGACCTCTGGAACGACGCCCCTGAACGATAA
- a CDS encoding 6-pyruvoyl trahydropterin synthase family protein — protein sequence MSRSALEESLHDRAGERTLVVGADRPIRISAGHRLRHHDGKCARPHGHNYDITVELRGELADTGWVVDKGVVTDVIDEWDHMFLVERGDPLIEGFEASGDADALVVLDEPPTAEVMAVLLEEKLLDRLPDTVSAVSVSIAETGELTTY from the coding sequence ATGTCCCGAAGTGCACTGGAAGAATCCCTCCACGACCGCGCGGGCGAACGGACGCTCGTCGTCGGTGCCGACCGCCCCATCCGCATCTCCGCCGGCCACCGCCTGCGCCACCACGACGGCAAGTGTGCCCGCCCCCACGGTCACAACTACGACATCACCGTCGAGCTTCGCGGCGAACTCGCCGACACCGGCTGGGTCGTCGACAAGGGCGTGGTGACCGACGTTATCGACGAGTGGGACCACATGTTCCTCGTCGAGCGCGGCGACCCGCTCATCGAAGGATTCGAGGCGAGCGGCGACGCCGACGCGCTGGTCGTCCTCGACGAGCCGCCGACGGCAGAGGTGATGGCCGTCCTGCTGGAGGAGAAGCTGCTCGACCGGCTCCCGGACACCGTCTCCGCGGTGTCGGTCTCGATTGCAGAGACCGGCGAACTCACCACCTACTGA
- a CDS encoding protein sorting system archaetidylserine decarboxylase, which produces MQLAPGSWRLATPVFVAAVPLTLLVAPLGVLAVALGLAVLWFHRDPPRPAGEGVVAPAEGTVSVVREEAGRLRVGVYMSALSVHVNRSPLPGTVQRVEHVPGANKPAFSKDSDRNERVRVESDDWTLVLIAGWFARRIHPYVGAGETIGRGDRIAHISFGSRADVLMPADVTREDLTVDIGDEVRAGETIARR; this is translated from the coding sequence ATGCAGCTCGCGCCCGGAAGTTGGCGGCTTGCGACGCCCGTCTTCGTCGCCGCCGTCCCGCTCACGCTCCTAGTTGCCCCTCTCGGTGTCCTGGCGGTCGCACTCGGACTTGCGGTGTTGTGGTTCCACCGCGACCCGCCGCGGCCGGCCGGCGAGGGCGTCGTCGCGCCCGCCGAGGGGACCGTCTCCGTCGTCCGCGAGGAAGCCGGTCGACTCCGCGTCGGCGTCTACATGTCGGCGCTGTCGGTCCACGTGAACCGCTCGCCGCTTCCCGGGACGGTGCAGCGCGTCGAGCACGTCCCCGGCGCGAACAAGCCGGCCTTCTCGAAGGACTCCGACCGGAACGAGCGCGTCAGGGTCGAGAGCGACGACTGGACGCTCGTCCTCATCGCCGGCTGGTTCGCCCGCCGCATCCACCCGTACGTCGGCGCCGGCGAGACGATCGGCCGGGGGGACCGCATCGCACACATCAGCTTCGGCTCGCGGGCGGACGTGCTCATGCCGGCGGACGTGACCCGCGAGGACCTGACCGTCGACATCGGCGACGAGGTGCGGGCCGGCGAGACGATTGCCCGCCGGTAG
- a CDS encoding alpha-hydroxy-acid oxidizing protein, whose translation MSDDSDGSRGNDRVTEIYVNGLAEVSPDIPIEPSELETAALEAMDETARGYVEGGAGSGKTAESNETAFDRWRIEPEMLRGVESRDLSAAVFGTEFDVPVMCAPIGCQSILHDGAERASAEGAASEDVPLCLSTVSSTPLEEVGEAMGDVPAWFQLYWSPDRELTASFIDRAEQAGYEAIVVTVDTPIVGWRPQDLQQGYLPYLHGTGIANYTTDDVFRSYLDHDPEENTLSTAQTFLDLFGDASLTWDDLEWLHDQTDLPVVVKGILSQADARRAVEHGADGVVVSNHGGRQVDRSVAALEALPGVVDEIGDEAFIGFDSGIRSGADILTVLALGADLAFVGRPYVYGLTLDGAEGVATVLSNLLADFDLSLGLSGYDDVAKLDREALVHESALQ comes from the coding sequence ATGAGCGACGACTCCGACGGCTCGCGGGGAAACGACCGCGTGACCGAAATCTACGTGAACGGGCTCGCAGAGGTGTCGCCGGATATTCCCATCGAGCCGAGCGAACTGGAGACCGCGGCCTTGGAGGCGATGGACGAGACCGCCCGCGGCTACGTCGAGGGCGGGGCGGGCAGCGGAAAGACTGCCGAATCGAACGAGACCGCGTTCGACCGCTGGCGCATCGAACCGGAGATGCTGCGGGGCGTCGAGTCGCGCGACCTCTCGGCGGCGGTGTTCGGCACTGAGTTCGACGTGCCCGTGATGTGTGCGCCGATCGGCTGTCAGTCCATCCTGCACGACGGCGCGGAGCGAGCAAGCGCCGAGGGCGCAGCAAGCGAGGACGTGCCACTGTGTCTCTCGACCGTCTCCAGCACGCCACTGGAGGAGGTGGGGGAGGCGATGGGTGACGTGCCGGCGTGGTTCCAACTGTACTGGTCGCCCGACCGCGAGCTCACGGCGTCGTTCATCGACCGCGCCGAGCAGGCCGGCTACGAGGCCATCGTCGTCACGGTCGACACGCCGATCGTCGGCTGGCGACCGCAGGACCTCCAGCAGGGGTATCTCCCCTACCTCCACGGGACGGGCATCGCGAACTACACGACGGACGACGTGTTCCGGTCGTATCTCGACCACGACCCCGAGGAGAACACCCTCTCGACGGCACAGACGTTCCTCGACCTCTTCGGCGACGCTTCGCTCACCTGGGACGACCTGGAGTGGCTCCACGACCAGACCGACCTCCCCGTCGTCGTGAAGGGCATCCTCTCGCAGGCGGACGCGCGCCGCGCGGTCGAGCACGGAGCCGACGGCGTCGTCGTCTCGAACCACGGCGGGAGACAGGTCGACCGGTCGGTCGCCGCGCTGGAGGCGCTGCCGGGCGTCGTGGACGAAATCGGCGACGAGGCGTTCATCGGCTTCGATTCGGGGATTCGTTCGGGCGCGGATATCCTGACCGTCCTCGCGCTCGGTGCTGACCTCGCGTTCGTCGGTCGCCCGTACGTCTACGGACTCACCCTCGACGGGGCCGAGGGGGTCGCGACGGTCCTTTCGAATCTGCTCGCCGACTTCGACCTCTCGCTCGGCTTGAGCGGCTACGACGACGTGGCGAAGTTGGACCGGGAGGCGCTGGTCCACGAGTCGGCGCTCCAGTAA
- a CDS encoding DNA mismatch repair protein, which produces MRLQEYWGVGPKTATRLSESLGTERAVEAIESADARTLVDAGLTPGRATRILRRANGGEGLETLTTRDTRDVYKSLLDLAEEHAVTRHAGDRIRVLTPLTDTDAMRARLDDVMAATESWRALDEATQEAVLEAFDRHDGAVGELSAAETAVALAETAADSGVFAAIADLDTDRLAEAAVALRALDGDDRLGAGADDELDRLRDALATVEDMAADPDGVLDAVRSSARDAAEFQSAFVRHVADETGLPSGEVRDAAPDGAADAAGFVTEGLRSLATALRTRVDERETSVAADLRETVEATREELDAAVAAVDDLAFDVSLARFSVAYDLTAPDLVATETLAVEGARNLDLLDAGIDVQPIDYAVGDHDLDVPTGDRVAVLTGANSGGKTTVLETLCQVQLLASMGLPVPAEAAAVGQVDSIVFHRRHASFNAGVLESTLRSVVPPLTREGRTLMLVDEFEAITEPGRAADLLHGLVTLTVEREALGAFVTHLAEDLEPLPEVARVDGIFAEGLTPDLDLEVDYQPRFGQLGKSTPEFIVSRLVAEATDRGERSGYEHLAAAVGEEAVQRTLADARWDE; this is translated from the coding sequence ATGCGACTGCAGGAGTACTGGGGCGTCGGTCCGAAGACGGCGACCCGTCTGTCTGAGTCTCTGGGTACCGAGCGGGCGGTCGAGGCCATCGAGTCAGCCGACGCGCGCACGCTCGTCGACGCCGGTCTCACCCCCGGGCGCGCAACGCGTATCCTCCGGCGCGCCAACGGCGGCGAGGGGTTAGAGACGCTCACGACCCGTGACACCCGCGACGTGTACAAGTCCCTGCTCGACCTCGCCGAGGAGCACGCCGTCACCCGCCACGCCGGCGACCGCATCCGCGTGTTGACGCCGCTGACCGACACCGACGCAATGCGCGCCCGCCTCGACGACGTGATGGCGGCGACGGAGTCGTGGCGCGCGCTCGACGAGGCGACACAGGAGGCCGTGTTGGAGGCGTTCGACCGCCACGACGGCGCGGTCGGAGAGCTGTCGGCCGCCGAGACCGCCGTCGCGCTCGCCGAGACCGCGGCCGATTCGGGCGTGTTCGCCGCGATCGCCGACCTCGACACCGACCGACTGGCCGAGGCCGCGGTCGCGCTGCGCGCCCTCGACGGCGACGACCGACTCGGCGCTGGTGCGGACGACGAACTCGACCGCCTGCGCGACGCACTCGCGACGGTGGAGGATATGGCCGCCGACCCCGACGGCGTGCTCGACGCCGTCCGGTCGAGTGCCCGCGACGCCGCGGAGTTCCAGTCGGCGTTCGTCCGCCACGTCGCCGACGAGACAGGACTCCCTTCTGGGGAGGTTCGCGACGCTGCACCCGACGGGGCCGCCGACGCTGCCGGCTTCGTGACGGAAGGGCTGCGCTCGCTCGCGACCGCGCTCCGGACCCGCGTTGACGAACGCGAGACGAGCGTGGCGGCCGACCTTCGGGAGACGGTCGAGGCGACCCGCGAGGAACTCGACGCGGCCGTCGCGGCCGTGGACGACCTCGCCTTCGACGTGTCGCTCGCGCGCTTTTCCGTCGCGTACGACCTCACCGCGCCCGACCTCGTGGCGACGGAGACGCTGGCCGTCGAGGGAGCGCGCAACCTCGATCTGCTCGATGCCGGCATCGACGTGCAGCCAATCGACTACGCCGTCGGCGACCACGACCTCGACGTGCCGACGGGCGACCGCGTGGCCGTGTTGACGGGCGCGAACTCCGGCGGGAAGACGACCGTCTTGGAAACGCTGTGTCAGGTACAGCTGCTCGCGTCGATGGGACTTCCCGTCCCTGCCGAGGCCGCCGCCGTCGGGCAGGTCGATTCGATCGTCTTCCACCGTCGCCACGCCTCCTTCAACGCCGGCGTGCTCGAATCGACCCTCCGGTCTGTCGTCCCGCCGTTGACCCGCGAGGGTCGCACCCTGATGTTGGTCGACGAGTTCGAGGCCATCACCGAACCGGGCCGCGCGGCCGACCTCCTGCACGGGCTGGTGACGCTCACCGTGGAACGCGAGGCGCTCGGCGCGTTCGTCACCCACCTCGCGGAGGACCTGGAACCGCTTCCCGAGGTGGCACGCGTCGACGGCATCTTCGCCGAGGGGCTGACCCCGGACCTCGACCTCGAAGTCGATTACCAGCCGCGGTTCGGTCAGCTCGGCAAGTCGACGCCGGAGTTCATCGTCTCGCGACTCGTCGCGGAGGCGACCGACCGGGGCGAGCGCAGCGGCTACGAGCATCTCGCGGCAGCGGTCGGAGAGGAAGCCGTCCAGCGCACCCTCGCGGACGCGCGCTGGGACGAGTAG
- a CDS encoding transcription initiation factor IIB, which yields MAGPTRQRQRSSETESETESVGCPECESDSLVQSGEGELMCDDCGLIIEESNIDRGPEWRAFNHSERQSKSRVGAPTTQTMHDKGLTTQIDWKDKDAYGRSISSEKRSQMHRLRKWQERIRTKDAGERNLQFALSEIDRMSSALGVPRSVREVASVIYRRALKEDLIRGRSIEGVATSALYAACRQEGIPRSLDEVAEVARVEQKEIGRTYRYIAQELSLGLEPVDPVQYVPRFCSELELSEEVEQKTREIIEVTAEKGMLSGKSPTGYAAAAIYAASLLCNEKKTQREVANVAQVTEVTIRNRYQEQIEALDIH from the coding sequence ATGGCAGGTCCCACACGGCAGCGACAACGTAGCTCCGAGACGGAGTCGGAGACGGAATCGGTAGGGTGTCCCGAGTGCGAGTCCGACTCGCTCGTCCAGTCGGGAGAGGGCGAACTCATGTGTGACGACTGCGGGCTCATCATCGAGGAGTCGAACATCGACCGGGGGCCGGAGTGGCGGGCGTTCAACCACTCCGAACGACAGTCGAAGTCCCGGGTCGGTGCGCCGACGACCCAGACGATGCACGATAAGGGACTGACCACCCAAATCGACTGGAAGGACAAGGACGCGTACGGGCGCTCCATTTCCTCCGAGAAGCGGAGCCAGATGCACCGGCTCCGGAAGTGGCAGGAGCGTATCCGCACGAAGGACGCCGGCGAGCGCAATCTCCAGTTCGCGCTCTCGGAAATCGACCGGATGAGTTCCGCGCTCGGCGTTCCGCGCTCGGTGCGCGAGGTCGCCTCCGTCATCTACCGGCGCGCGCTCAAGGAGGACCTCATCCGCGGTCGCTCCATTGAGGGGGTCGCCACCTCCGCGCTGTACGCGGCGTGCAGACAGGAGGGGATTCCGCGCTCGCTCGACGAGGTGGCCGAGGTCGCCCGCGTCGAGCAGAAGGAAATCGGGCGCACGTACCGGTATATCGCACAGGAACTCTCGCTCGGGCTCGAACCCGTCGACCCGGTCCAGTACGTCCCGCGCTTCTGTTCGGAACTCGAACTCAGCGAGGAGGTCGAACAGAAGACGCGCGAGATCATCGAGGTGACCGCCGAGAAGGGGATGCTCTCGGGGAAATCGCCGACGGGGTACGCGGCCGCCGCGATCTACGCCGCCTCCCTGTTGTGCAACGAGAAGAAGACCCAACGCGAGGTCGCGAACGTCGCGCAGGTGACGGAGGTCACCATCCGGAACCGCTATCAAGAGCAGATCGAAGCGCTCGACATCCACTGA
- a CDS encoding succinic semialdehyde dehydrogenase: MVSFDPETLLGEATLTDRDHDTMSVEAPFTGGEFATLPLGDERDVAHAFERAREAQPEWEARDPDERAEMLLEYHDLLFEHSEPLLDLVVEESGKARRHGFEELIDTAMASRHYAHRTESYLADESRKSPMPGLVDVEVNYRAKGVVGVISPWNYPLTLAVSDAVAALLAGNAVVLKPAEQTAYTALAAVALLREAGVPEDVMQVVPGTGPDVGEPLVEESDYLCFTGSSKTGSLVAAKAGEQLIDCSLELGGKNPAVVMPDADIDAAVNGLVRGAFTNAGQLCIAIERLYVHESVREEFTRKFVAATEALDIRASDDWNVEMGSLLSQAQLEKVSSHVEDARDAGATVLTGGEMLPDVGPYAYAPTVLTDVSGEADLARQETFGPVVSIYGFEDTDAVIERANDSTYGLNASVWTADTERGRDIARRIDCGTANVNEAYAPSFIAHDAPMGGMKDSGVGRRHGKEGFYRFTEPQTLATQERGEIDSPPGVPYKWYAAGMKRIFTLLRDVPGFR; encoded by the coding sequence ATGGTTAGTTTCGACCCAGAGACGCTGCTAGGTGAGGCGACCCTCACCGACCGCGACCACGACACGATGTCGGTGGAGGCTCCCTTCACCGGCGGGGAGTTCGCCACGCTGCCGCTCGGCGACGAACGCGACGTTGCACACGCCTTCGAGCGCGCCCGCGAGGCCCAACCGGAGTGGGAGGCTCGCGACCCCGACGAACGCGCCGAGATGCTGTTGGAGTATCACGACCTGCTGTTCGAGCACTCCGAGCCGCTGCTCGATTTGGTGGTCGAGGAGTCCGGAAAGGCCCGCCGACACGGCTTCGAGGAACTCATCGACACGGCGATGGCCTCTCGGCACTACGCCCACCGCACCGAGTCGTATCTCGCTGATGAGTCACGCAAATCGCCGATGCCGGGACTCGTCGACGTGGAGGTGAACTACCGCGCGAAGGGCGTCGTCGGCGTCATCTCGCCGTGGAACTACCCCTTGACGCTCGCCGTCTCGGATGCCGTCGCCGCGCTGCTCGCCGGCAACGCCGTCGTCCTCAAGCCCGCCGAACAGACCGCCTACACCGCGCTCGCGGCCGTCGCCCTCCTGCGTGAGGCCGGCGTTCCCGAGGACGTGATGCAGGTCGTCCCGGGCACCGGGCCGGACGTCGGCGAACCGCTCGTCGAGGAGAGCGACTACCTCTGTTTCACCGGCTCCTCGAAAACGGGGAGTCTCGTCGCCGCGAAGGCGGGCGAACAGCTCATCGACTGCTCGCTCGAGCTCGGCGGCAAGAACCCGGCCGTCGTGATGCCCGACGCCGATATCGACGCCGCAGTGAACGGGCTCGTCCGCGGTGCGTTCACCAACGCCGGGCAACTGTGTATCGCCATCGAACGGCTCTACGTCCACGAGTCGGTGCGCGAGGAGTTCACCCGGAAGTTCGTCGCCGCGACGGAGGCGCTCGACATCCGGGCGAGCGACGACTGGAACGTCGAGATGGGGTCGCTGCTCTCGCAGGCGCAGTTGGAGAAGGTGTCCAGCCACGTCGAGGACGCCCGCGACGCGGGCGCGACGGTCCTGACGGGCGGCGAGATGCTCCCCGACGTTGGCCCGTACGCCTACGCGCCGACGGTTCTGACCGACGTGTCCGGCGAGGCCGACCTCGCGCGACAGGAGACGTTCGGTCCCGTCGTCTCCATCTACGGCTTCGAGGACACCGACGCGGTCATCGAGCGAGCGAACGACTCCACCTACGGACTCAACGCCTCGGTCTGGACGGCAGACACCGAGCGGGGCCGCGACATCGCCCGCCGCATCGACTGCGGGACGGCGAACGTGAACGAGGCTTATGCGCCCTCCTTCATCGCGCACGACGCCCCGATGGGCGGGATGAAGGATTCGGGCGTGGGGCGTCGACACGGCAAGGAGGGGTTCTACCGGTTCACCGAGCCACAGACGCTCGCCACCCAGGAGCGGGGCGAAATCGACTCCCCGCCGGGCGTCCCGTACAAGTGGTACGCCGCCGGGATGAAGCGCATCTTCACGCTGTTGCGCGACGTGCCGGGCTTCCGTTAG
- a CDS encoding class I SAM-dependent methyltransferase — MRDDDIAAFYDEYGEREWERLDRDFHHRLEFEVTTEYLTEQLPDSGRVLDVGGGGGRYAVWLAARGYDVTLVDVSERQVRIAREKAREHGVADSVTTQQGDVRALGLDGQFDATLCLGGALSHVLDETERETAVEELRRVTRSGAPVFVSVMGLLASVTRMLRHAGKTEPDETELLPDLVATGDYDRELVERYGQELSVQPMHLFRVDEFETLLEREFTVETLAALEGPFSQRRDEQDALTASHKSAIRETLASLREARSVVDHSAHMLAVCRA, encoded by the coding sequence ATGCGCGACGACGACATCGCCGCCTTCTACGACGAGTACGGCGAGCGCGAGTGGGAGCGGCTCGACCGCGACTTCCACCACCGACTGGAGTTCGAGGTGACGACGGAGTACCTGACGGAACAGCTCCCCGACTCAGGACGCGTCCTCGATGTGGGTGGCGGCGGTGGTCGCTACGCCGTCTGGCTCGCAGCACGCGGCTACGACGTGACCCTCGTCGACGTGAGCGAGCGACAGGTCAGAATTGCCCGCGAGAAGGCGCGCGAACACGGCGTCGCGGACAGCGTCACGACACAGCAGGGTGACGTGCGCGCGCTCGGCCTCGACGGGCAGTTCGACGCGACGCTGTGTCTCGGCGGTGCGCTCTCGCACGTCCTCGACGAGACGGAACGCGAGACTGCGGTCGAGGAGCTACGCCGAGTGACCCGGTCCGGCGCACCGGTCTTCGTCTCGGTGATGGGGCTGTTGGCGAGCGTGACGCGGATGTTGCGCCACGCCGGGAAGACGGAGCCCGACGAGACCGAACTGCTCCCAGACCTCGTGGCGACCGGCGATTACGACCGCGAGCTCGTGGAGCGGTACGGACAGGAGCTGTCGGTCCAGCCGATGCATCTGTTCCGGGTCGACGAGTTCGAGACGCTGCTCGAACGCGAGTTCACCGTCGAGACGCTGGCGGCGCTGGAGGGGCCGTTCTCACAGCGGCGCGACGAACAGGACGCGCTGACGGCGAGTCACAAGTCGGCGATTCGAGAGACGCTCGCGAGCCTGCGTGAAGCCCGGAGCGTCGTGGACCACTCGGCGCACATGCTCGCAGTGTGTCGGGCCTAA
- a CDS encoding GIY-YIG nuclease family protein → MGGTYTLLIQLAAPTDIEVGALGTHRFEAGWYGYTGSALGAGGFSRIDRHAEVATGERDTRHWHIDYLLGHPDATLAADVRTEADVECAVARALPAGPVAGFGASDCDCPSHLAYAPDRETLERAVESAHEQVR, encoded by the coding sequence ATGGGCGGCACCTACACGCTCCTCATCCAACTGGCGGCGCCGACCGATATCGAGGTCGGTGCGCTCGGCACCCACCGGTTCGAGGCCGGCTGGTACGGCTACACCGGGTCGGCGCTCGGTGCCGGCGGATTCTCGCGAATCGACCGCCACGCCGAGGTCGCGACCGGGGAGCGCGACACCCGTCACTGGCACATCGACTACCTGCTCGGCCATCCCGACGCGACGCTCGCCGCCGACGTGCGAACCGAGGCGGACGTGGAGTGTGCTGTCGCGCGAGCGCTCCCGGCCGGACCGGTGGCGGGGTTCGGCGCATCCGACTGTGATTGTCCGAGTCACCTCGCGTACGCGCCCGACCGCGAGACGCTCGAACGCGCCGTCGAGTCGGCACACGAGCAGGTGCGTTAA
- a CDS encoding DMT family transporter has translation MAALAVAIVAVSTSAILIRFSDAPSGPMAFWRVTLTWLLLAPLALRSRAEFQKFDRRDLLSALLAGLALAAHFATWFESVDKTTVAASVTLVTTQPAFVAVGAYFLFGESLSRRSLAGIGVALAGSAVMSLDGLLGGTTAPEPVLGNLLALSGAVLAGLYVLAGRSVRQRVDLVPYVTVVYVVCAGGLLAYSLALGDPIVSYPPREWLLFVGMAIGPGLLGHTVVNWALAHVESSVVSVSFVGEPVGSTLLALVILGEVPGALTLAGGAVVIGGIYLTARGRR, from the coding sequence ATGGCCGCGCTGGCCGTCGCCATCGTCGCCGTCTCCACGAGCGCAATCCTGATTCGGTTCTCCGACGCCCCGAGCGGGCCGATGGCGTTCTGGCGCGTCACGCTGACGTGGCTGCTGCTCGCGCCGCTGGCGCTCCGGTCGCGGGCGGAGTTTCAGAAGTTCGACCGCCGCGACCTGCTGTCTGCACTCCTCGCGGGGCTCGCGCTCGCGGCCCACTTCGCGACGTGGTTCGAGTCCGTCGACAAGACGACCGTCGCCGCGAGCGTCACGCTCGTCACGACACAGCCGGCGTTCGTCGCCGTCGGGGCGTACTTCCTGTTCGGCGAGTCGCTGTCGCGCCGGTCGCTCGCCGGCATCGGGGTCGCGCTCGCGGGCTCAGCCGTCATGAGCCTCGACGGCCTGCTCGGCGGGACGACTGCTCCCGAACCCGTCCTCGGGAATCTCCTCGCGCTCTCCGGTGCGGTGCTCGCGGGCCTGTACGTCCTCGCCGGGCGGTCGGTGCGCCAGCGCGTCGACCTCGTTCCCTACGTCACTGTCGTCTACGTCGTCTGTGCGGGCGGCCTGCTCGCGTACTCGCTCGCGCTCGGCGACCCCATCGTCTCGTACCCGCCTCGCGAGTGGCTGCTCTTCGTCGGGATGGCAATCGGGCCGGGACTGCTCGGTCACACCGTGGTTAACTGGGCGCTGGCGCACGTCGAGAGCTCGGTCGTCAGCGTCTCCTTCGTCGGCGAGCCGGTCGGCTCGACGCTGCTCGCGCTCGTCATCCTCGGGGAGGTGCCCGGCGCGCTCACGCTCGCGGGCGGGGCCGTCGTTATCGGCGGAATCTACCTCACTGCCCGGGGTCGGCGTTAA
- a CDS encoding SRPBCC family protein — translation MPTYHRATWVDAPLDEVWDFHSRVAGLTELTPAVANLEVGTVTGPDGETDPEILEEGARIEMSLRPFDIGPRQSWTSVITEREADLDNGRAYFRDVMEDGPFPEWEHTHRFFENEAGETLVDDRVVYRLPGGPLGTVAEPFGGLGFEPMFYHRHRTTKAHFE, via the coding sequence ATGCCGACGTACCACCGCGCCACGTGGGTCGATGCACCGCTCGATGAGGTCTGGGACTTCCACTCGCGTGTCGCCGGCCTGACCGAACTCACGCCCGCCGTCGCGAACCTCGAAGTCGGAACCGTCACCGGTCCTGACGGGGAGACTGACCCCGAGATTCTGGAGGAGGGCGCTCGCATCGAGATGTCGCTGCGTCCCTTCGACATCGGCCCGCGCCAGTCGTGGACCTCCGTCATCACCGAGCGCGAGGCCGACCTCGACAACGGGCGCGCCTACTTCCGGGACGTGATGGAGGATGGCCCATTCCCGGAGTGGGAACACACCCACCGCTTCTTCGAGAACGAGGCCGGCGAGACGCTCGTCGACGACCGCGTCGTCTACCGACTCCCCGGTGGCCCGCTCGGGACGGTCGCCGAGCCGTTCGGGGGGCTGGGCTTCGAGCCGATGTTCTATCACCGTCACCGCACGACGAAGGCGCACTTCGAGTGA